A DNA window from Halomicrobium mukohataei DSM 12286 contains the following coding sequences:
- a CDS encoding DUF7405 family protein: MSSDRLRGISRRDFVRSAVAIGGTAALAACMDRELDEGGETDTGGGRFPSGTDTASLPDGQHEWNEYLVHGAHGNTSLPQHQVILGLSYVGSVPPTTAERERVEEALSTLEAAVRWGTGGDPSAAINDGLLTMLGYTSRYFDRLGSSVEQLTSPESLLESIGEDTEHADEFDAVLFLTSDLGSLTIGAEEALWGEIDELNGVAFDATLSGIFERTTRRTGVVGQGLVADEVEQDDVPDDAPLSMGFRSGFKDSQPSEAAVTIDSGPFAGGTTAAVGRLHIDLDRWYDSGDLEDRTEKMFCPAHDPEEIGETADKLGSESSITETDVDRMTEDADRHARVGHSQKLASIRDDSFDPLILRRSEGVATDAPEPVDFNFTSIQQDIEDFVTTRRAMEPEEYDFDVDDDEHGIVDYLETKGRTALVVPAREDRALPTP; this comes from the coding sequence ATGTCATCCGACCGTTTGCGAGGGATCTCTCGCCGCGATTTCGTCCGATCTGCGGTTGCGATCGGTGGGACGGCCGCGCTCGCCGCGTGCATGGACCGGGAACTGGACGAGGGCGGAGAGACCGATACGGGCGGCGGTCGCTTCCCGTCTGGCACCGACACGGCGTCGCTGCCCGACGGGCAACACGAGTGGAACGAGTATCTCGTCCACGGCGCACACGGAAACACGTCGCTGCCCCAGCATCAGGTCATTCTGGGACTCTCCTACGTCGGCTCGGTGCCGCCGACGACCGCAGAGCGCGAGCGAGTCGAAGAGGCCCTCTCGACGCTCGAAGCGGCAGTCAGGTGGGGAACCGGCGGTGACCCGTCGGCGGCGATCAACGACGGCCTGCTGACGATGCTGGGCTACACGAGCCGATACTTCGATCGGCTCGGAAGCTCGGTCGAGCAGCTCACGTCGCCCGAATCGCTCCTCGAATCGATCGGAGAGGACACCGAACACGCGGACGAGTTCGACGCGGTCCTCTTCCTGACGAGCGATCTGGGCTCGCTGACGATCGGTGCCGAGGAAGCGCTGTGGGGCGAGATCGACGAACTCAACGGCGTCGCGTTCGACGCGACGCTGTCCGGGATCTTCGAACGGACGACGCGCCGCACCGGCGTCGTGGGACAGGGGCTGGTCGCCGACGAGGTCGAACAGGACGACGTGCCAGACGACGCACCTCTCTCGATGGGATTTCGCTCTGGCTTCAAAGACTCCCAGCCCAGCGAAGCGGCGGTGACGATCGACTCGGGACCGTTCGCCGGTGGGACGACGGCCGCAGTCGGTCGGTTGCACATCGACCTGGATCGCTGGTACGACAGCGGCGACCTGGAAGACCGCACCGAGAAGATGTTCTGTCCCGCTCACGACCCCGAAGAGATCGGCGAGACCGCCGACAAGCTCGGCAGCGAGAGCTCGATCACCGAGACGGACGTCGATCGGATGACCGAGGACGCCGACCGACACGCCCGCGTCGGCCACTCACAGAAGCTGGCGAGCATCCGTGACGACTCGTTCGATCCGCTGATCCTGCGGCGCTCGGAGGGGGTCGCGACGGACGCCCCCGAACCGGTCGACTTCAACTTCACCTCGATCCAGCAGGACATCGAGGACTTCGTCACCACCCGACGGGCGATGGAGCCCGAGGAGTACGACTTCGACGTCGACGACGACGAACACGGGATCGTCGACTACCTCGAAACGAAGGGGCGGACGGCCCTCGTCGTTCCCGCGCGCGAGGACCGCGCGCTCCCGACACCATGA
- a CDS encoding HalX domain-containing protein has protein sequence MWRGDDERTEASGVQLKTDAETPEILVVDDERDVADLYAMWLGEEYETSVAYDGDQALEYADESVDIVLLDRQMPGLSGDEVLQRVQERGLDCRVVMVTAVDPDVDIVDMPFDDYLTKPVTGADLRETVEAMMRRDTYDDHLQAYFAALSKQATLESEMNPRARAKSEAYAEITARVERLADEVDDLSENVDDFGSLFSELTGRD, from the coding sequence ATGTGGCGGGGGGACGACGAACGGACGGAGGCATCTGGCGTGCAACTGAAGACGGACGCCGAGACACCCGAGATTCTCGTCGTCGACGACGAACGCGACGTTGCAGATCTGTACGCCATGTGGCTCGGCGAGGAGTACGAAACCAGCGTCGCGTACGACGGTGACCAGGCACTGGAGTACGCCGACGAGTCGGTCGACATCGTCCTCCTGGACAGACAGATGCCAGGTCTCTCCGGGGACGAGGTGCTACAACGGGTCCAGGAGCGTGGGCTCGACTGTCGCGTCGTGATGGTCACGGCCGTCGATCCCGACGTCGACATCGTCGACATGCCCTTCGACGACTACCTCACGAAGCCCGTCACGGGTGCTGATCTCCGGGAGACGGTCGAAGCGATGATGCGCCGCGATACGTACGACGACCACCTGCAAGCGTACTTCGCAGCCCTTTCGAAGCAGGCGACACTGGAGTCCGAGATGAATCCGAGGGCCCGAGCGAAGAGCGAAGCGTACGCGGAAATCACCGCTCGCGTCGAGCGACTGGCCGACGAGGTCGACGACCTCTCCGAGAACGTCGACGACTTCGGATCGCTGTTCTCCGAACTGACCGGGCGCGACTGA
- a CDS encoding CRTAC1 family protein: MIDRRTLAVTVVALLTVTAGCTSIAEMGGGSDTGGEIGFEDVTGEVGLNYSDDVAGGAGNGNAGVYVADVDNDGWDDVLAVGGQRPVLFENTGGEFSRSGALPEYDRQFKSATFVDYDDDGWKDLLLLPRGGGVVALHNDEGSFEPDDVGLENVTHPLGAAPADFDGDGRVDLFLYQSGDWLEKTPAGKSALNETLTSDNGYPNYLYRNVGGEFERVEDAGIEGDRWSLAATATDLTDDGRPDIYVANDFNTDVLYVNEGGASFSQRQLEGPTARNGMSVEVADLGGDRRRDVFVTNIELPISRDNMSEERYELLERMSTFAFHSGRTKGNTVMVNQGNGTFEDRAKSLGVQTGGWGWAATATDFDNDGDRDLMHATQNVFRLDPDDPRYTFPMLWERTDGGFENLAADERGLPETDGRGLVALDFDNDGDQDVISAAYGDRFAVYENTVTSDTDRLQFRAVDETGGTALGATVTVSGEDSTQRVVQYSETDYLSQESQVGHVGLAGEGNVTITVTWPDGTERTFDDVAPNQRVRLSPDGIETVTTFPTGGQTG; this comes from the coding sequence ATGATCGACCGACGGACGCTGGCGGTCACCGTCGTCGCACTGCTGACCGTGACCGCCGGCTGCACTTCGATCGCCGAGATGGGGGGCGGCAGCGACACCGGCGGCGAGATCGGCTTCGAGGACGTGACCGGAGAGGTGGGGCTGAACTACAGCGACGACGTGGCGGGCGGTGCCGGCAACGGCAACGCGGGCGTCTACGTCGCCGACGTGGACAACGACGGCTGGGACGACGTGCTGGCGGTCGGCGGCCAACGGCCGGTGCTGTTCGAGAACACCGGCGGCGAGTTCAGTCGCTCGGGCGCGTTACCGGAGTACGACCGGCAGTTCAAGAGCGCCACGTTCGTCGACTACGACGACGACGGCTGGAAGGACCTCCTGTTGTTGCCCCGGGGCGGTGGCGTCGTCGCGCTCCACAACGACGAGGGATCGTTCGAACCGGACGACGTGGGTCTGGAGAACGTCACACATCCCCTGGGAGCCGCGCCAGCCGACTTCGACGGCGACGGCCGCGTCGACCTGTTCCTCTACCAGTCCGGTGACTGGCTCGAAAAGACCCCGGCCGGCAAGAGCGCACTGAACGAGACGCTCACGTCAGACAACGGCTACCCTAACTACCTCTATCGCAACGTCGGCGGCGAGTTCGAGCGCGTCGAGGACGCCGGCATCGAGGGCGATCGCTGGAGTCTGGCCGCCACTGCAACGGACCTGACTGACGACGGCCGACCGGACATCTACGTGGCGAACGACTTCAACACCGACGTGCTCTACGTCAACGAGGGCGGCGCCAGCTTCAGCCAGCGCCAGCTGGAGGGACCGACCGCGCGAAACGGGATGTCCGTCGAGGTCGCCGACCTGGGCGGTGACCGGCGTCGGGACGTGTTCGTCACGAACATCGAACTGCCCATCTCACGGGACAACATGTCCGAGGAACGCTACGAGCTGCTCGAACGGATGTCGACGTTCGCCTTCCACTCGGGCCGGACGAAGGGCAACACCGTGATGGTCAATCAGGGCAACGGCACGTTCGAGGATCGAGCCAAGTCCCTGGGCGTCCAGACGGGTGGCTGGGGGTGGGCCGCGACGGCGACGGACTTCGACAACGACGGGGACCGCGACCTCATGCACGCGACCCAGAACGTGTTCCGGCTGGACCCCGACGATCCACGCTACACCTTCCCCATGCTCTGGGAGCGGACCGACGGGGGCTTCGAGAACCTCGCAGCCGACGAGCGGGGGCTCCCCGAGACCGACGGACGTGGTCTGGTCGCACTCGACTTCGACAACGACGGCGATCAGGACGTGATATCGGCCGCCTACGGCGACCGATTCGCCGTCTACGAGAACACGGTCACCAGCGACACGGATCGCCTGCAGTTCCGGGCCGTCGACGAGACCGGCGGGACGGCACTGGGCGCGACCGTGACCGTGAGCGGCGAGGACAGCACCCAGCGGGTCGTCCAGTACTCGGAGACGGACTACCTCTCACAGGAGAGTCAGGTCGGCCACGTCGGCCTCGCGGGCGAGGGCAACGTGACGATCACGGTCACCTGGCCCGACGGGACCGAACGGACCTTCGACGACGTGGCACCGAACCAGCGGGTCCGCCTCTCGCCCGACGGCATCGAGACGGTGACGACGTTCCCGACCGGCGGTCAGACCGGGTGA
- a CDS encoding helix-turn-helix domain-containing protein, translating to MVRGPRAELAEKMAGEIALSDAPGETVRKWRTDFEVSQTGLADALDVSPSVVSDYESGRRDNPGIGVVQRVVSALLDIDERRGGEHIRQHARVLSAGFDSDVVHDLGEYPANLPLADFYDAIDATELVGGDADTVAGHTVINSIAAITRLSSDEFYQLYGQSTNRALVFTDVTRGESPLVALRVVTPTPNAVVLHGLESDALWDHAVDLARIDGFSLAVADAEMDEMLAGLRELR from the coding sequence ATGGTTCGGGGACCGCGGGCGGAACTGGCCGAGAAGATGGCGGGCGAGATCGCGCTCAGCGACGCGCCCGGAGAGACCGTCCGCAAGTGGCGCACGGACTTCGAAGTGAGCCAGACGGGACTGGCCGACGCGCTCGACGTGTCGCCCTCTGTCGTCTCCGACTACGAGAGCGGGCGGCGCGACAACCCCGGCATCGGCGTGGTCCAGCGGGTCGTCTCGGCGCTGCTGGACATCGACGAGCGACGCGGCGGCGAACACATCCGCCAGCACGCTCGCGTCCTGTCGGCCGGCTTCGACTCCGACGTGGTCCACGATCTGGGCGAGTACCCGGCCAACCTCCCACTGGCGGACTTTTACGACGCCATCGACGCCACCGAGCTGGTCGGTGGCGACGCCGACACCGTCGCCGGCCACACCGTCATCAACTCCATCGCCGCGATCACGCGGCTCTCTTCGGACGAGTTCTACCAGCTCTACGGGCAGTCGACCAACCGGGCGCTGGTGTTTACGGACGTGACTCGCGGCGAGTCACCGCTGGTCGCGCTGCGAGTCGTGACGCCGACGCCCAACGCGGTCGTCCTGCACGGACTCGAATCGGACGCCCTCTGGGATCACGCGGTCGATCTCGCCCGCATCGACGGCTTCTCGCTCGCCGTCGCGGACGCCGAGATGGACGAGATGCTGGCGGGGCTGCGGGAACTCCGGTAG
- a CDS encoding substrate-binding protein → MTTDDRGGCGSRATRRRVLESLGGTGAVALAGCLGSDGATTETSTDDSVTIGLSSPESGRYSPIGDHERRGFELAVTHLNEGGGLVGGDGFARLSGDGVLGRTVETAVADTEGDASTAETNLQQRLGDDELAMFTGGVAGSVVTTHRDLADEHETPYFVGTSTLNQLTGENCSPHVYRELFNSRTLARALVPEVVSDIDGAQFFFQVTTDTIEGRDLKRSINRYATASDLDLRPIGTTTVRSGSTDFERALSEASSNSVDIVFLDLFGLDAVNAIQQAKEILSEDAVIVVPLLTQSVSDSLGERVEGVYGTVGWHENLDTPLSSKFGDAYQNEYSGTMSTTALVPPGPAQNTYGQVLLWASAAEAAGTFDADAVRSELEGVEYALGAGSETMRACDHQAMRAVPVVRGSTGTDSVGNYFELLNGRRNVEPGCDEPPASACEL, encoded by the coding sequence ATGACAACGGACGACCGTGGTGGCTGCGGTTCGCGGGCGACGCGGCGGCGTGTACTCGAATCTCTGGGTGGGACCGGAGCGGTGGCGCTGGCCGGCTGTCTCGGATCTGACGGGGCGACGACAGAAACCAGCACCGACGATTCGGTGACGATCGGACTGTCCTCGCCCGAGTCCGGTCGCTACTCTCCGATCGGCGATCACGAGCGGCGAGGGTTCGAACTCGCGGTCACCCATCTCAACGAGGGCGGGGGCCTGGTCGGTGGCGATGGGTTCGCTCGTCTCTCAGGGGACGGCGTGCTCGGACGGACCGTCGAGACCGCCGTCGCCGACACGGAAGGGGACGCCTCGACGGCCGAAACGAACCTCCAGCAGCGACTCGGCGACGACGAGCTGGCCATGTTCACCGGCGGTGTCGCGGGCAGCGTCGTCACGACACACCGGGATCTGGCGGACGAACACGAGACGCCGTACTTCGTCGGCACGTCGACGCTGAACCAGCTCACCGGCGAGAACTGCTCGCCACACGTCTACCGCGAGCTGTTCAACTCTCGCACGCTGGCCCGTGCCCTCGTCCCGGAAGTCGTCTCCGACATCGACGGTGCCCAGTTCTTCTTCCAGGTCACTACCGACACGATCGAAGGACGCGACCTCAAGCGGAGCATCAACCGCTACGCGACCGCGAGCGACCTCGACTTGCGGCCCATCGGCACGACGACGGTCCGGTCGGGCTCGACCGACTTCGAGCGAGCGCTCTCGGAAGCGTCGAGCAACAGCGTCGACATCGTCTTCCTCGATCTGTTCGGCCTCGACGCCGTCAACGCGATCCAGCAGGCCAAAGAGATCCTCTCAGAGGATGCAGTCATCGTCGTTCCGTTGCTCACCCAGTCGGTCTCGGATTCGCTGGGCGAGCGGGTCGAGGGAGTCTACGGCACCGTCGGCTGGCACGAGAACCTCGATACGCCGCTGTCGAGCAAGTTCGGCGACGCCTACCAGAACGAGTACTCGGGAACGATGAGCACCACGGCCCTCGTCCCACCGGGCCCGGCCCAGAACACGTACGGACAGGTCCTGTTGTGGGCCAGCGCGGCCGAGGCCGCCGGCACGTTCGACGCGGACGCGGTCCGGTCCGAACTCGAAGGGGTCGAGTACGCACTCGGTGCGGGTTCAGAGACGATGCGGGCCTGCGACCACCAGGCGATGCGAGCCGTCCCGGTCGTTCGTGGCAGTACCGGGACGGACTCGGTCGGGAACTACTTCGAGCTGTTGAACGGGCGGCGAAACGTGGAACCCGGCTGTGACGAACCGCCCGCGTCGGCGTGTGAGCTGTAA